In one window of Desulfovermiculus halophilus DSM 18834 DNA:
- the lpxC gene encoding UDP-3-O-acyl-N-acetylglucosamine deacetylase produces MRERTIEHPIKCSGIGLHSGKKVSLSFFPLPTGSGVVWSVKGEEGSRRMELSPHLVVDTTLCTTIGAGGACVGTVEHVMAAVRGMEIDNLLIEVDGPEVPIMDGSAASFVHLFNQAGIVKQLRPKKVYVLTREVRLEEKDKKIVARPDDEFRVNLSIDFPHPMVGRQHISYRACPDRFVQDLARARTFGFLTDVKALQGMGKALGGSLENALVFDQSGVINSDGFRYPDEPVRHKLLDLIGDLGLMPHQVVGRFDVHCSGHALNTAFAKCLYENMEEYLHLVDLQEIHRKRSVRAGPVPEMRVSPA; encoded by the coding sequence ATGCGTGAGAGGACAATAGAGCATCCAATCAAATGTTCAGGCATCGGCCTGCACAGCGGGAAAAAGGTATCCCTGTCCTTCTTTCCTTTGCCAACCGGCTCAGGCGTGGTGTGGTCGGTAAAAGGCGAAGAAGGGAGTCGACGGATGGAACTGTCCCCCCACCTGGTTGTGGACACCACGCTGTGCACAACAATTGGAGCCGGCGGGGCCTGCGTGGGGACTGTTGAGCATGTAATGGCCGCTGTCCGCGGCATGGAAATAGACAATCTCCTGATCGAGGTGGATGGTCCGGAAGTACCCATCATGGACGGCAGTGCCGCATCCTTTGTGCACCTGTTCAATCAGGCCGGGATCGTCAAGCAGCTCAGGCCCAAGAAGGTCTACGTCCTGACCCGGGAAGTCAGGTTGGAAGAGAAAGACAAGAAGATCGTCGCCCGCCCGGACGACGAGTTCCGGGTTAATTTGAGCATTGACTTCCCGCACCCGATGGTCGGGCGGCAACACATCAGCTACCGGGCCTGTCCGGACCGGTTCGTCCAGGACTTGGCCAGGGCGCGCACCTTCGGATTTCTCACCGACGTCAAGGCCCTGCAGGGAATGGGCAAGGCCTTAGGCGGTTCCTTGGAAAATGCGCTCGTCTTTGATCAATCCGGAGTGATCAACAGCGATGGGTTCCGCTATCCTGATGAACCGGTGCGTCATAAGCTCCTGGATCTGATCGGCGACCTGGGGTTAATGCCCCATCAGGTTGTTGGCCGCTTCGATGTCCACTGTTCCGGACATGCCTTGAACACGGCCTTTGCCAAATGCCTGTACGAGAACATGGAAGAATATCTCCACCTTGTAGATCTGCAGGAAATCCATAGGAAACGTTCAGTGCGGGCAGGTCCCGTTCCTGAAATGCGCGTTTCTCCCGCCTAG